Proteins from a genomic interval of Benincasa hispida cultivar B227 chromosome 7, ASM972705v1, whole genome shotgun sequence:
- the LOC120080768 gene encoding transcription factor IIIA-like, with product MEIGKHDDGDDKTKNGKSNICQECGAEFRKPAYLKQHMQSHSLERPYVCSVDGCEASYRRKDHLTRHLLHHQGIIFKCPIESCCREFSYISCVNRHLKECHEDEASSEECQKQFVCPEDGCGKVFRYASQLQKHEDSHVKLDSIEAYCTEPGCMKTFTNKQCLRAHMQSCHQYVKCEICGEKKLRKNLKQHLRQKHESEGPLEAIPCTFEGCSKVFSTASNLQQHMKVVHLGQKPFACCFPGCGMRFGYKHVRDNHEKSGQHVYTNGDFEEADEQFRSKPRGGRKRICPTVEMLIRKRVTPPSELDFMMDFMMDEE from the exons ATGGAGATCGGGAAACATGATGATGGAGatgataaaacaaaaaatggaaaatctaATATTTGCCAGGAATGTGGCGCTGAGTTCAGAAAGCCTGCTTACTTGAAGCAACATATGCAAAGCCATTCGCTCGAG AGGCCATATGTTTGTTCCGTAGATGGTTGTGAAGCCAGTTATAGGAGAAAGGATCATCTGACCCGTCACCTTCTCCACCATCAAggaattatattcaaatgtcCGATTGAGAGCTGTTGCCGTGAATTTTCATATATATCATGTGTGAATAGACACTTGAAAGAATGCCATGAAGATGAAGCTTCTTCTGAAGAATGTCAGAAGCAGTTTGTGTGTCCCGAAGATGGATGTGGAAAGGTATTCAGATATGCGTCACAACTGCAAAAGCATGAGGATTCGCATG TCAAGCTAGACTCGATAGAGGCATATTGTACTGAACCCGGTTGCATGAAAACATTTACCAACAAGCAATGCCTAAGGGCTCATATGCAGTCCTGCCACCAATATGTCAAATGTGAAATTTgtggggaaaaaaaattaagaaagaaCTTGAAGCAACATCTACGACAAAAGCATGAAAGTGAAGGTCCACTGGAGGCAATTCCATGTACGTTTGAGGGCTGTAGCAAGGTTTTTTCAACA GCTTCAAATCTCCAGCAACACATGAAGGTGGTGCATCTGGGACAAAAGCCGTTTGCATGTTGTTTCCCTGGTTGTGGGATGAGATTTGGGTACAAGCATGTGAGAGACAACCATGAGAAAAGTGGCCAGCATGTTTACACTAAT GGGGATTTTGAAGAAGCTGATGAACAATTCCGCTCAAAGCCAAGGGGAGGGAGGAAAAGAATCTGCCCAACTGTTGAAATGCTCATAAGGAAGAGGGTTACCCCCCCAAGTGAGTTGGATTTCATGATGGATTTCATGATGGATGAAGAATAA